A genomic stretch from Deltaproteobacteria bacterium includes:
- a CDS encoding GxxExxY protein — MRMIVELKAAKTLAGEHVAQLLGYQWVSRMEHGVLINFGAPTFQIHKFALSRSERE, encoded by the coding sequence ATGCGCATGATCGTCGAGCTGAAGGCAGCCAAAACCCTCGCGGGCGAGCATGTCGCCCAGCTCTTGGGCTACCAGTGGGTGTCGCGCATGGAACACGGTGTGCTCATCAACTTCGGCGCGCCGACATTCCAGATACACAAATTCGCACTCAGCCGGTCAGAAAGAGAGTGA
- a CDS encoding type II toxin-antitoxin system VapC family toxin, with the protein MDRALLDTDTFSEILKRVDGPVVTRATQYRSQFGVYTISTITVVEIVKGLHKVQREERLQEFLKGLSAVEVLTLDLNSAELAGRIYADLERTGQPIGRADPMIAAIAIRNGLTLITGNTAHYERIKNLNYDLQLGNWRS; encoded by the coding sequence TTGGATAGGGCGCTGCTCGACACCGACACGTTCTCAGAGATCCTCAAACGTGTCGACGGACCAGTCGTCACGCGTGCCACTCAGTACCGATCGCAGTTCGGCGTCTACACCATCTCGACGATCACGGTTGTCGAGATCGTCAAAGGGCTTCACAAGGTTCAACGCGAAGAGCGGCTGCAGGAATTCTTGAAGGGGCTGTCGGCGGTTGAAGTTCTCACGCTCGATCTGAACAGCGCGGAGCTGGCAGGTCGGATTTATGCTGATCTCGAACGAACTGGGCAGCCCATCGGCCGTGCTGATCCCATGATCGCAGCCATCGCGATCCGGAATGGGCTCACGCTCATCACCGGGAACACGGCGCATTACGAGCGGATCAAGAACCTCAACTACGATCTGCAGCTCGGCAATTGGCGGAGCTGA